The Ananas comosus cultivar F153 linkage group 2, ASM154086v1, whole genome shotgun sequence genome contains a region encoding:
- the LOC109706864 gene encoding 2-oxoglutarate-dependent dioxygenase DAO-like: protein MVAIPVVDLAAEGHGQLLLDACRWPGCFRVVNHGIPAALQAEMKAAVRSLFDLPADVKLRNADVIAGSGYMCPTTVNPLYEAFGLYDAASPADVDAFCSCLDAPPHHRETIRFYASHLHPLVASIASKIAESLGLVGYSFSDWPCQFRMNRYNFTPETVGSSGVQIHTDSGFLTVLQEDESVGGLEVMDANGTFVAVDPLPGSLLVNLGDVAKVWSNGILHNVKHRVLCKEAATRISIALFLLAPKDDKVEAPAELVGPKIPRLYRSFYYEDYRKLRFSSELQAGEALSLLAA, encoded by the exons ATGGTTGCGATCCCGGTGGTGGATCTGGCGGCGGAGGGCCATGGGCAGCTTCTGCTGGATGCGTGCCGGTGGCCGGGCTGCTTCCGGGTGGTCAACCATGGCATTCCGGCGGCGCTGCAGGCGGAGATGAAGGCCGCCGTCCGCTCCCTCTTCGACCTCCCCGCCGACGTCAAGCTCCGCAACGCCGACGTCATTGCCGGCAGCGGCTACATGTGCCCCACTACCGTGAACCCGCTCTACGAGGCCTTCGGCCTCTACGACGCCGCCTCCCCCGCCGACGTCGACGCCTTCTGCTCCTGCCTCGACGCCCCGCCCCACCACAG GGAGACTATTAGATTTTATGCTTCGCATCTTCACCCTCTAGTGGCGAGCATTGCAAGCAAAATAGCAGAGAGCCTGGGCCTGGTGGGCTACTCATTCAGTGACTGGCCTTGCCAGTTTAGGATGAACAGATACAACTTCACCCCAGAAACTGTTGGCTCCTCGGGTGTGCAAATTCACACGGACTCGGGGTTCCTCACAGTGCTGCAGGAAGACGAATCCGTTGGGGGCCTTGAGGTGATGGACGCTAACGGCACGTTTGTGGCTGTTGATCCTCTTCCGGGTTCCCTCCTTGTCAACCTAGGCGACGTTGCAAAG GTGTGGAGTAACGGGATACTGCACAACGTAAAGCACCGAGTTCTTTGCAAAGAAGCGGCAACTCGGATCTCTATAGCCTTATTTCTGCTAGCACCAAAGGATGACAAAGTAGAAGCACCAGCCGAACTGGTGGGTCCGAAGATCCCGCGCCTCTACCGATCTTTTTATTATGAAGACTACCGGAAGCTACGGTTCTCCTCCGAACTGCAAGCAGGTGAAGCCCTCTCACTTCTAGCTGCATGA